The following are encoded together in the Campylobacter concisus genome:
- the mnmH gene encoding tRNA 2-selenouridine(34) synthase MnmH, producing the protein MPLFELDVEQWLEKRSSFEILIDARSPHEFLYSHIKDAINLYALNDAEHKEVGTLYKSDRSLAKSLGAKYICKNLQNIIDEVYKRAKVGSAIGIYCAKGGLRSNSVGYVLSMIGYRVFRLSGGYKAYRNHVLEFLNRPLSTKFITLFGNTGCYKSKLIRALSPSIDLEAMANHLGSVFGAINGVQPSQKSFEDALFEKLTTLEDKICFIEGESRRIGSLSLPKSLYEAMRSGINVEVSASLEKRISCIVDDYKSVDKTFFDKCMKKISPFIDKKARDEAVAKFNENDIAKVAEILLTKYYDKVYKKNENINVFINSDNFDETVKKLNDIKMK; encoded by the coding sequence GTGCCGTTATTTGAGCTTGATGTAGAGCAGTGGCTAGAGAAAAGAAGCTCTTTTGAAATTTTAATAGACGCAAGATCGCCACATGAATTTTTATATTCGCACATAAAAGATGCCATAAATTTATACGCTTTAAATGATGCAGAACATAAAGAGGTAGGCACGCTCTATAAAAGCGATAGATCCCTAGCAAAGAGCCTTGGTGCAAAATATATCTGCAAAAATTTACAAAATATCATTGATGAGGTTTATAAAAGAGCCAAGGTTGGTTCAGCTATTGGCATCTACTGCGCTAAAGGCGGGCTTAGATCAAATTCTGTTGGCTATGTTCTAAGCATGATAGGATATAGAGTTTTTAGGCTTAGTGGTGGCTATAAAGCTTATAGAAATCACGTTTTAGAATTTCTAAATCGACCTTTGAGCACAAAATTTATCACTCTTTTTGGAAATACTGGCTGCTACAAAAGTAAGCTCATAAGAGCTCTAAGCCCGTCAATAGACCTTGAAGCTATGGCAAATCATTTAGGCTCTGTCTTTGGAGCGATAAACGGCGTGCAGCCAAGCCAAAAAAGCTTTGAAGATGCGTTATTTGAAAAGCTCACAACGCTAGAAGATAAAATTTGCTTTATTGAGGGTGAGAGCAGAAGGATAGGCTCATTAAGTCTGCCAAAAAGTCTTTATGAGGCGATGCGTAGTGGCATAAATGTCGAAGTGAGCGCAAGTTTAGAAAAAAGAATTTCTTGTATAGTAGATGACTATAAAAGTGTGGATAAAACCTTTTTTGACAAGTGTATGAAGAAAATTTCACCATTTATCGATAAAAAAGCTAGAGATGAAGCTGTGGCTAAATTTAATGAAAATGACATTGCTAAAGTAGCTGAAATTTTACTCACAAAATACTACGATAAAGTCTATAAGAAAAATGAAAATATTAATGTTTTTATAAATTCTGATAACTTTGACGAGACCGTTAAAAAGCTAAATGATATAAAAATGAAGTAA